The following proteins are co-located in the Colletotrichum lupini chromosome 4, complete sequence genome:
- a CDS encoding TATA-binding protein interacting: MASSSVPANPTPQTVIQLVQKLGDADPDFRFMSLNDLLQVLANGKPDFLHHDYNVAARTVDSIIKALDDQNGEVQNLAIKCLGPLVMKVPTPIIAPMIEKLSAIKLKNSVDNAVPSLALRAVIMALPKPTPGLPPAKDVTESYQAVSRVLIPRLLGPGGKVQPQNPSNNIQLPPVPQGLLKVDKDLSAESVDILIEVVRCFGVMLSPLEVEAMQDAVISLLENDKTSSVVKKRAVVATSILAIHLSDELLSQMVDRMGNDLDKADISAVTRRLYISITGSLARSIPNRFGSYLKTLVPFILQALSEGELEKHLEEISDGDDIGQEFNEVRESALVALESFLAACPTQMRPFTDQTIQATLRYLKYDPNYAMGDDDEDMDVDDEDEDEDDDEFEDDAGFDDDDDASWKVRRCAAKALYTLISTRGSGDLLENGVLYSQAGPTLVKRFDEREENVRLEVIACLSLLVRKTGEGMYPTDLSLDDHEPEAPSSIPISRKRRRQSSGGGSMSTPHAATGLTSPTLERIPSTGPRADLARFTPTIVKASTKLLKGKVIPTKQAIINLLDDIITVQRGGLSDYFNDAIGPIIESIKPTGASALASSLAASGGNASATPSTLRVAALKLTSDIAKTHSSSLLQPYLTKIVAGVISAANDRFYKISSEAIGTIEELVKAITPPRSKMTAQKFKGELQKLFDTIMNRITATDADAEVKQRGIHALGVLLSRTSGADGNGLIPADKRQAALTALLDRLKNETTRLAAVRAVDNVAAFSTSSGQLETSWIREVALELAGQLRKANRALRGSSVLALKHLVVSPTARGQLDADTIQGLVSSLVPVISNNDTHLLAPALLILATLVEENADLVVTQSMTATICSLLKSSYASIVLDQILILVTKVGESGAGQPLMQGLLNDVSIEGDPVVVGKVIGALLVASGSSAGVTVESFISELQTSSRNKDDARLSLALAVLGEAGLRLGANSPLKAELFLQQFHEEPDKVSISAAVALGRAGSGNVSEYLPVILATMQKGGNTQYLLIQSIKEILQQVNVLSAEVSKFAADIWQHLLSASTIPDNRVVCAECVGRLTIIDSQTFMPQLQSLLRNENPDIRGMSVQAVRYTLPDSDEAFDAMLKNVLVDMLLVMLQDSEMDNRRLAMSTLNSAAHNKPDLILPHLGELMPFVLTESVIKPQLIREVMMGPFKHMVDDGLEVRKSAYETLYALMETAFSRINNIDFYDRVVAGLKDDNDIRSLCNLMVSKLIALDPDETSRRLDSIAEAYRAILSTKLKDGAVKQDVEKQEEANKSVLRVTLLLGDKLKGAKDGSGKGAANASAGGASQAWNAYWEWVNKEFQAQLRSLREETKNLSIL; this comes from the exons ATGGCTTCGTCAAGCGTGCCGGCGAATCCGACGCCGCAGACAGTGATCCAGCTCGTGCAGAAGCTAGGAGACGCAGACCCGGATTTCCGCTTCATGTCGCTCAACGATCTGCTCCAGGTCCTAGCGAACGGCAAGCCCGACTTTTTGCACCACGACTATAACGTCGCCGCACGTACTGTTGATAGCATCATCAAGGCGCTCGACGACCAGAATGGAGAGGTGCAGAACCTGGCGATCAAATG TCTCGGACCGCTGGTTATGAAAGTGCCGACCCCGATTATCGCACCGATGATTGAGAAACTCTCTGCAATCAAGCTTAAGAACTCGGTTGACAATGCTGTTCCCTCGCTCGCCCTCCGCGCCGTCATCATGGCCCTCCCGAAACCCACACCTGGCTTGCCGCCCGCCAAGGACGTGACAGAATCATACCAAGCCGTCAGCCGCGTTCTGATCCCGCGACTTCTGGGACCCGGTGGCAAGGTGCAGCCGCAGAACCCCTCGAACAACATTCAGTTGCCGCCCGTCCCGCAGGGTCTCCTTAAGGTGGACAAAGACCTTAGCGCAGAGTCGGTGGACATTCTTATCGAGGTTGTCAGATGCTTTGGCGTGATGCTCTCGCCCCTCGAGGTCGAGGCGATGCAAGATGCGGTCATTAGTCTGCTCGAGAACGACAAGACATCATCAGTCGTGAAGAAGAGAGCTGTCGTGGCTACTTCGATACTTGCTATTCACCTGTCGGACGAGTTGCTCAGCCAGATGGTCGACCGAATGGGCAACGACCTGGACAAGGCCGATATCTCTGCAGTCACACGCCGTCTCTATATTTCAATCACTGGCTCATTGGCAAGATCCATTCCCAATCGTTTCGGCTCATACCTGAAGACTCTGGTGCCCTTCATTCTCCAAGCTCTGAGCGAGGGTGAGCTTGAGAAGCATCTGGAAGAGATCAGCGACGGAGATGACATTGGCCAGGAGTTCAACGAGGTGCGAGAATCCGCTCTCGTTGCTCTGGAGTCATTCCTCGCCGCTTGCCCGACGCAGATGCGCCCCTTTACCGACCAAACCATCCAGGCGACCCTCAGATATCTCAAGTACGACCCCAACTACGCAATGGGCGACGATGACGAAGATATGGACGTTGAtgacgaggatgaggatgaggatgaTGACGAATTCGAAGACGATGCTGGctttgatgatgatgacgacgCAAGCTGGAAGGTTCGTCGTTGTGCCGCCAAGGCTCTTTACACCCTCATCTCAACCCGTGGAAGTGGTGATTTGTTAGAGAACGGTGTTCTATACAGCCAGGCTGGACCCACTTTGGTAAAGAGGTTCGACGAGAGAGAGGAGAACGTCCGTCTAGAAGTTATTGCTTGTCTGTCTCTTCTTGTGCGCAAGACGGGCGAGGGCATGTATCCCACTGATCTCTCACTCGACGATCACGAGCCCGAGGCCCCTAGCTCCATCCCCATCAGCAGAAAACGCAGACGTCagagcagcggcggcggttcTATGAGCACCCCTCATGCCGCCACAGGTCTTACATCCCCCACCCTCGAGAGAATCCCTTCAACTGGACCCCGCGCAGATTTGGCTCGCTTCACCCCGACGATTGTGAAGGCTTCCACCAAGTTGCTCAAGGGCAAGGTTATTCCTACCAAGCAGGCCATCATCAACCTCCTCGACGATATCATCACGGTCCAGCGGGGTGGTCTTTCCGACTATTTCAACGACGCCATCGGCCCCATCATTGAGTCTATTAAACCCACGGGAGCCTCAGCACTCGCCTCATCTCTGGCTGCCTCTGGTGGAAATGCGTCCGCGACACCCAGCACTCTGCGTGTTGCCGCCCTGAAACTTACCAGCGATATTGCCAAGACCCATTCGTCAAGTCTCTTGCAGCCGTACCTGACCAAGATAGTGGCTGGTGTCATTTCGGCAGCCAACGATCGATTCTACAAGATCTCAAGTGAAGCCATCGGAACGATTGAGGAGTTGGTAAAGGCAATCACTCCCCCTCGGTCCAAGATGACGGCACAGAAGTTCAAGGGCGAGCTTCAGAAGCTCTTCGACACGATCATGAACAGAATTACTGCGACTGACGCCGATGCTGAAGTCAAGCAGCGTGGTATCCACGCCTTGGGAGTCTTGCTGTCTAGAACCTCCGGTGCCGACGGCAATGGTCTGATCCCAGCCGACAAGCGACAGGCTGCCTTGACTGCACTTCTTGACCGCCTCAAGAACGAGACGACTCGCCTGGCTGCCGTCAGAGCCGTCGATAACGTCGCAGCTTTCAGCACTAGTAGTGGCCAGCTCGAGACGTCGTGGATTCGGGAGGTCGCCCTGGAGCTTGCGGGACAACTCCGCAAGGCCAACCGGGCTCTTCGCGGTTCTAGCGTGCTCGCACTCAAGCATTTGGTTGTGTCGCCGACCGCCAGAGGTCAATTGGATGCAGACACTATTCAGGGCCTGGTTTCGTCGTTGGTGCCCGTTATTAGTAACAACGACACTCATCTGTTGGCACCTGCCCTGCTCATTCTCGCGACCCTCGTCGAGGAAAACGCCGACCTCGTGGTCACCCAGTCAATGACTGCGACTATCTGCAGTCTGCTCAAGTCAAGCTATGCCAGCATCGTCCTAGACCAAATTCTTATTCTTGTCACCAAAGTTGGCGAGAGCGGCGCTGGCCAGCCTCTCATGCAAGGGCTTCTCAATGACGTCAGTATCGAAGGAGATCCCGTTGTCGTGGGCAAGGTCATTGGTGCACTTCTTGTGGCCAGTGGAAGCTCGGCTGGCGTCACAGTCGAGAGCTTCATTTCCGAGTTGCAAACCAGCTCCAGAAACAAGGACGACGCTCGCTTGAGCTTGGCGCTTGCGGTGCTCGGCGAGGCTGGTCTCCGTCTTGGAGCCAACTCGCCATTGAAGGCGGAACTATTCTTGCAACAGTTCCACGAAGAGCCCGACAAGGTCTCTATCTCTGCTGCAGTGGCCCTTGGCCGTGCTGGCTCCGGCAATGTTTCCGAGTACCTCCCAGTCATTCTGGCAACCATGCAGAAGGGTGGCAACACGCAATACTTGCTTATCCAGTCGATAAAGGAGATCCTGCAGCAAGTCAACGTTCTCTCTGCCGAAGTCTCCAAGTTCGCGGCCGATATCTGGCAGCACCTCCTTTCCGCCTCTACAATTCCCGATAACCGAGTGGTGTGCGCGGAATGTGTGGGACGACTGACCATTATCGACTCTCAGACCTTCATGCCTCAGCTTCAG TCCCTTCTCAGAAATGAGAACCCCGACATTCGGGGCATGTCTGTTCAGGCTGTTCGATACACGCTTCCTGATAGTGACGAGGCTTTCGACGCCATGCTCAAGAATGTCCTTGTCGATATGCTGCTTGTCATGCTGCAGGATTCGGAGATGGACAACCGCCGCTTGGCGATGTCGACACTCAACTCGGCTGCACACAACAAGCCCGATCTTATCCTGCCTCACCTCGGCGAGCTAATGCCGTTTGTGTTGACCGAGTCGGTGATCAAGCCACAATTGATCAGAGAGGTCATGATGGGCCCTTTCAAACATATGGTGGATGATGGCCTTGAAGTCCGAAAG AGCGCTTACGAGACCCTGTATGCTCTCATGGAGACGGCCTTCTCGCGAATCAACAACATCGACTTCTACGACCGCGTGGTCGCTGGTCTGAAAGATGACAACGACATTCGCAGTCTCTGCAACTTAATGGTCTCCAAGCTTATCGCGCTTGATCCTGATGAGACTAGCCGTCGCCTTGACTCCATCGCCGAGGCATACCGCGCCATCTTGTCAACCAAGCTTAAGGACGGAGCCGTCAAGCAGGATGTGGAGAAGCAGGAGGAGGCGAACAAGAGCGTTCTTAGGGTCACGCTCTTGCTCGGAGACAAACTCAAGGGTGCAAAGGATGGCTCTGGCAAGGGGGCAGCCAACGCGAGTGCTGGAGGTGCCAGCCAGGCGTGGAACGCTTACTGGGAGTGGGTTAACAAGGAGTTCCAAGCGCAGCTTAGAAGCCTGCGTGAGGAAACCAAGAACCTTAGCATTCTGTAG
- a CDS encoding phospholipid-translocating P-type ATPase, translating into MDPTNFSSSPRTADERVVGEELFRGLFVDSAEEAPSPHQTLRQVPPTLRLALQKCTVTDSPVSRGLIILTFCQAPRRRPYLRIEGGAVLYAATFPALLVSTREVSTNSIYGDLPPALPSASTSYGNTAPPSLPIFYLDHFPELLIFKTTVLSSCKTIIYVSVQLLATCAGPALGDPTTPKDHARSRKERAATSKTSPMKSFMAEPLCVRPRQKATKPRLARPSRMDRRHLGDAPSQQHEDADPAPRTSSSSTSSDHNDNDLHDISSPSVNLAPRAAQRFHPRRAITEPMGSKGALDGGHVRFSDELQRDSRRSFDPPSSHPNSNRPGLYTIPSRGDLEGHIQDEPSSSRPRRGSDHSSAQPSDSDLKYPVYRPEPTKRTKWRVAQESVSDQLRKAYNVYIVQGLLRQKPLPPSADGRHIPLDMSRERSDLLIDERTKKSYASNFIRSSRYTIWSFLPKQLLFQFSKMGNFYFLVVGIIQAIPGLSTTGQWTTIAPLAVFVSLSMAKEGYDDYRRYLLAKTENLSRAWVLGERSKKATARMKRHKDGEVAEYSADGWTEIEWQDLKVGDVVRLQRDDDIPADIVLLYASGPNGTAYIETMALDGETNLKAKRASPVLAERCQTLQGIESCQATIVSEDPNLDLYRYDGRVTVNGETLPLSLDNVIYRGSTVRNTTEAIGIVVNTGEECKIRMNAHKHVRTKAPAMQRVLNRIVVWLIVVLLGLSSGLTLGHYLWRDPAESSWYFMGERIKMRKIFIAFILMFNTLIPLSLYISLEIIKIIQFYMMGDVEMYDPVTNTPMVANTTTILEDLGQVNYVFSDKTGTLTENVMRFRKMSVAGTAWLHDMDIERDEHAKQKLIDMARKKRKGKGKDKNREKTTSDHDNYSSSTPVQGRPSISTYGRGRSTSRAPQAELELKTEDLLDYLRRKPDTVFSKKAKQFLLCIALCHTCLPETKEDGEIEYQAASPDELALVEAARDLGYLLIDRPAQSVILQIPEADGTIKRETYQVLDVIEFSSQRKRMSIIMRMPDGRVCVYCKGADNVILPRLKLSGLATQKASDVNRRASIRRSVEREKAQQRLSTSGTPRSSFAIGRTSMSDRRSMMNQRISGDMLRRSSAVTDDADAWTSRRGSADILSPMSAHEIWSSPRHSMAMSANEDEVDDFIDESVALNEGTVLERCFTHINEFASEGLRTLLYGYRYISEDDYNTWKRIYHDATTSLDNRQEKIEAAGELIEDKFELAGATAIEDRLQEGVPETIEKLRRAEIKVWMLTGDKRETAINIGHSAGLCKPFSEVFILDATMGNLQESILSTLGEVARGMAPHAVVVVDGQTLGIIEGDEDLSFLFFDLVVRVDSVICCRASPSQKATLVKRIRRQVPHSLTLAIGDGANDIGMIQASHVGIGISGREGLQAARISDYAIAQFRFLQRLLFVHGRWNYLRTGRYILATFWKEIVFFLPQAYFQRYTGYTGTSLYENWSLTVFNTFFTSLAVILLGGLEKDLQAKTLLEFPELYTFGHKNRAFNIKLYIGWTFLGLIESLIIFWVTWAVYNSLPFDQDTSLYAMGSVPFTVAVVFINIKLLVLEMENKNIIILAGFLISVGGWFLWNIILSAAFRPILRIYQLRHAFIHNFGRTLSFWTTILLALATVICLELIVDAIRRVYWPRDVDIMQRLERKGFNADDSAEGMEGGHGETSGTVLEVISSKTKSIFGHTEERPSNLDGAPRPSHSTTRPSFHQARQSRRSRDESAARSFTPPAEEANIADPELSSELTKKPRLSVATRWLGSSKNTPVNGPIELQSTGQSSRP; encoded by the exons ATGGATCCAACCAACTTTTCCTCGTCTCCGCGAACCGCGGATGAGCGCGTGGTGGGTGAGGAGCTGTTCCGCGGGCTTTTCGTTGATTC TGCAGAAGAGGCGCCAAGCCCGCATCAGACACTCAGACAGGTTCCTCCCACCTTGAGGCTTGCCTTGCAAAAGTGTACCG TCACCGACTCACCAGTGAGCCGCGGCCTGATAATCTTGACTTTTTGCCAAGcgcctcgtcgtcgtccatACTTGCGTATTGAGGGCGGCGCAGTTCTGTACGCTGCAACCTTTCCGGCTCTACTCGTGTCTACTCGTGAGGTGTCTACCAA TTCCATTTACGGGGACCTTCCGCCGGCGCTTCCTTCGGCGTCCACCTCTTACGGGAATACAGCACCGCCCAGCCTGCCAATTTtttacctcgac CATTTTCCTGAATTGTTAATCTTCAAGACGACTGTTCT TTCTTCCTGCAAAACCATTATATACGTTTCTGTGCAGCTTTTGGCCACCTGCGCTGGTCCGGCACTTGGAGATCCCACGACTCCAAAGGACCACGCCAGATCCAGAAAGGAACGCGCCGCCACCTCCAAGACGAGCCCAATGAAGAGCTTCATGGCCGAGCCACTCTG TGTACGGCCTAGACAGAAAGCGACCAAGCCTCGCCTCGCGCGCCCCTCAAGAATGGACAGACGGCATCTGGGCGACGCCCCTTCACAGCAACATGAAGACGCTGACCCCGCCCCAAGAACGTCGTCAAGCTCAACCTCCTCTGACCATAATGACAACGATCTTCATGACATATCCTCGCCATCAGTGAATCTCGCGCCACGCGCAGCGCAAAGGTTTCACCCGAGACGAGCCATCACCGAACCCATGGGGAGCAAAGGCGCCCTCGACGGCGGTCATGTCCGTTTCTCGGACGAGCTTCAACGAGACTCCAGGCGCAGCTTTGACCCGCCGTCATCACACCCGAACTCGAATAGGCCAGGGCTCTACACGATTCCCTCAAGGGGTGATCTCGAGGGCCATATCCAGGACGAGCCCTCGTCCTCACGGCCTCGACGGGGCAGCGACCACAGCTCCGCGCAGCCTTCAGACTCTGATCTCAAGTATCCAGTCTACCGACCAGAGCCAACGAAAAGGACAAAATGGCGCGTTGCGCAGGAGTCGGTCAGCGACCAGCTAAGGAAGGCTTACAATGTGTACATTGTACAGGGATTATTGCGACAGAAGCCGCTCCCGCCGAGCGCAGATGGAAGGCATATCCCACTCGACATGTCAAGGGAACGGAGTGACCTTCTCATCGACGAACGCACTAAGAAGTCGTACGCCAGTAATTTTATCCGATCCAGTCGATACACGATATGGAGCTTCCTGCCTAAACAGCTCCTGTTCCAGTTCAGTAAGATGGGCAACTTCTACTTCCTTGTCGTCGGTATCATTCAGGCCATCCCCGGACTCAGCACTACGGGCCAGTGGACTACCATTGCACCTCTCGCCGTGTTTGTGTCATTATCAATGGCTAAGGAAGGATACGACGACTACCGCCGGTATCTGCTGGCAAAGACGGAAAACTTGAGTCGCGCATGGGTTTTGGGCGAACGATCCAAGAAGGCGACAGCGAGGATGAAGAGGCACAAGGATGGCGAAGTTGCGGAATACTCGGCCGATGGATGGACCGAGATTGAATGGCAGGACCTCAAGGTTGGCGACGTCGTCAGGCTTCAACGCGACGACGACATTCCGGCGGATATTGTCCTTCTGTACGCGTCCGGGCCCAACGGTACCGCATACATCGAGACTATGGCTTTGGACGGCGAGACGAATTTGAAGGCCAAGAGAGCCTCACCTGTTCTCGCTGAAAGGTGTCAAACTCTGCAAGGCATCGAGTCTTGTCAGGCAACCATCGTTTCCGAGGACCCGAATCTGGACCTTTACAGGTACGACGGACGTGTCACTGTCAACGGAGAGACACTGCCGCTGTCACTCGACAATGTCATTTACCGCGGCTCCACGGTGCGAAACACTACAGAAGCTATCGGCATCGTCGTGAACACGGGTGAAGAATGCAAGATCCGAATGAACGCTCACAAGCACGTACGCACAAAAGCACCCGCCATGCAGCGTGTCCTTAACAGAATCGTCGTTTGGCTCATAGTAGTGCTACTCGGCCTCAGCAGCGGTTTAACCTTGGGCCACTATCTGTGGCGAGACCCTGCCGAGTCTTCTTGGTACTTTATGGGCGAGCGCATTAAGATGAGAAAGATCTTTATTGCTTTCATACTCATGTTCAACACGCTCATCCCTCTTTCGTTGTACATCAGTTTGGAAATCATCAAGATCATACAGTTTTACATGATGGGAGATGTCGAGATGTACGACCCGGTCACTAATACGCCAATGGTTGCCAACACCACGACGATCCTCGAAGACTTGGGCCAAGTCAACTACGTCTTCTCAGACAAGACAGGCACCTTGACGGAAAACGTGATGCGCTTCAGAAAGATGAGCGTCGCCGGCACCGCATGGCTGCACGATATGGACATTGAACGAGACGAACACGCCAAGCAAAAGTTGATTGACATGGCTCGCAAGAAGCGCAAGGGAAAAGGCAAGGACAAGAACCGCGAAAAGACAACGAGCGATCACGACAACTATTCGTCATCGACACCAGTACAAGGAAGGCCGTCCATCAGCACTTATGGACGGGGACGCTCTACAAGTCGGGCGCCTCAAGCCGAGCTCGAGCTCAAGACGGAAGACCTCCTGGACTACCTGCGACGTAAACCGGACACTGTCTTTTCCAAGAAAGCCAAGCAATTCCTACTCTGCATCGCTCTCTGCCACACATGTTTACCCGAGACAAAGGAAGACGGCGAGATCGAATACCAAGCTGCCTCTCCCGATGAACTTGCTTTGGTTGAAGCTGCGAGAGATCTTGGCTACCTCCTCATTGACCGGCCTGCACAATCAGTCATTCTCCAAATTCCCGAAGCTGATGGAACGATCAAAAGAGAGACCTACCAGGTGCTAGACGTCATTGAGTTCAGCAGTCAGAGGAAGAGGATGTCCATCATCATGCGTATGCCCGACGGCAGAGTATGTGTTTACTGCAAAGGCGCCGACAACGTCATCTTGCCTCGTCTCAAGCTTAGCGGCCTTGCCACACAAAAGGCAAGCGACGTCAATCGGAGAGCCTCGATTCGTAGGAGTGTCGAGAGGGAAAAGGCACAGCAACGCCTCAGCACGAGTGGAACGCCCCGCAGCAGCTTTGCAATTGGGAGAACGTCAATGTCAGATCGACGTAGCATGATGAACCAGAGAATCTCCGGTGACATGCTCAGACGATCCAGCGCCGTTACCGACGACGCTGACGCATGGACCTCACGCAGAGGTTCAGCAGACATCCTCTCGCCCATGAGCGCTCACGAAATTTGGTCATCTCCACGTCACAGCATGGCCATGTCAGCAAACGAGGATGAAGTGGATGACTTCATTGACGAGTCCGTGGCTCTCAACGAGGGCACCGTTCTCGAACGATGCTTCACGCACATCAACGAGTTTGCTTCGGAGGGCCTGCGGACTTTACTGTACGGCTACCGATACATCAGCGAGGATGATTACAACACGTGGAAAAGGATCTATCATGATGCCACCACTAGTTTGGATAATCGACAAGAAAAGATCGAGGCGGCCGGTGAGCTCATTGAGGATAAGTTCGAACTTGCCGGTGCTACCGCCATCGAGGATCGATTGCAAGAGGGCGTACCAGAAACGATTGAGAAGCTCCGTCGCGCCGAGATCAAGGTTTGGATGCTGACGGGAGATAAGCGCGAGACTGCCATCAATATCGGTCACTCTGCCGGCCTGTGCAAGCCATTCTCCGAGGTCTTCATCCTGGATGCTACAATGGGCAACCTGCAGGAGTCAATCCTCTCGACCCTGGGTGAAGTCGCCCGAGGTATGGCGCCCCACGCGGTAGTAGTGGTCGATGGTCAGACCTTGGGTATCATTGAAGGAGACGAGGACCTCagcttcctcttcttcgacCTTGTAGTGAGGGTTGACTCGGTCATTTGTTGTCGCGCCTCTCCCTCGCAGAAGGCCACTCTTGTCAAGCGTATTCGCCGGCAGGTACCTCACTCCCTGACTCTAGCCATTGGCGACGGCGCCAACGACATCGGCATGATCCAAGCTTCGCATGTTGGTATCGGTATCTCGGGCCGCGAAGGTCTCCAAGCCGCTCGCATTTCCGACTACGCCATTGCGCAATTCCGCTTCTTgcagcgtcttctctttgtCCACGGCCGCTGGAACTACCTTAGGACTGGCAGATATATTCTCGCCACTTTTTGGAAGGAAATTGTCTTCTTCCTACCACAGGCTTACTTCCAGCGTTACACGGGATACACCGGGACGTCTCTATATGAAAATTGGAGTTTGACGGTATTCAACACTTTCTTCACGTCGCTCGCTGTTATCTTGTTAGGCGGTTTGGAAAAGGATCTGCAAGCCAAGACGCTCCTTGAATTCCCCGAGCTCTACACCTTTGGCCACAAGAACAGAGCTTTCAACATCAAACTTTACATTGGCTGGACATTCCTCGGGCTGATTGAGTCACTCATCATCTTTTGGGTGACCTGGGCAGTATACAATTCGCTGCCTTTCGATCAGGACACATCGCTCTATGCTATGGGATCCGTTCCCTTTACAGTTGCTGTGGTGTTTATCAATATCAAGTTGCT GGTTCTTGAGATGGAAAACAAGAACATAATCATTCTGGCCGGGTTTCTCATCTCGGTCGGGGGTTGGTTCTTGTGGAACATCATTCTTTCCGCAGCTTTCCGGCCCATCCTGCGCATCTATCAGCTTCGCCACGCGTTCATTCATAACTTTGGTAGAACGTTGAGCTTCTGGACTACTATTCTCCTTGCACTTGCGACCGTTATCTGCTTGGAGCTGATAGTCGACGCGATACGTCGGGTCTACTGGCCGCGCGATGTTGATATCATGCAACGTCTCGAGAGGAAGGGCTTCAATGCGGATGACTCGGCCGAAGGAATGGAAGGTGGCCACGGCGAGACCTCTGGAACGGTGCTGGAAGTTATCAGCAGCAAGACCAAGTCGATCTTTGGCCATACCGAGGAAAGGCCCTCGAACCTTGACGGGGCACCTAGGCCAAGTCACTCCACCACTCGGCCTTCATTTCACCAGGCACGACAGTCTCGAAGGTCGAGAGACGAGTCGGCCGCTAGGTCTTTCACGCCCCCGGCTGAGGAAGCCAACATTGCAGACCCAGAGTTGAGTTCAGAGCTAACGAAAAAGCCACGCCTTTCTGTGGCGACGAGGTGGTTGGGGAGCTCAAAGAACACTCCAGTGAATGGCCCCATTGAGCTGCAGTCGACTGGTCAATCATCGAGGCCGTaa